One part of the Dyadobacter sp. 676 genome encodes these proteins:
- a CDS encoding outer membrane lipoprotein carrier protein LolA, which produces MRKLKKSACLLALLVISVLNPFTSNAQGDKKSSEILNAMSNKYQKIKSFKALFTYITKGEKPLKGEATVKGSKFRLKMAGQEIFNDGKLMATYIKETNEVNLQDFDPAAGGDLDPTKIYTAYKKGFKSAFVKEKQEAGKALEVVELTSTNKNSQVDKVQIEVNKADKSISSWKIFQKNGQEVTYKVDQFVADVNVADNFFAFNAKQYPGVEVVDLR; this is translated from the coding sequence ATGAGAAAATTGAAGAAAAGTGCTTGTTTGCTTGCATTGTTGGTAATCTCCGTTTTGAACCCCTTTACATCTAATGCGCAGGGCGACAAAAAATCATCGGAGATCCTCAATGCCATGAGCAACAAGTACCAGAAGATCAAATCCTTTAAAGCACTTTTCACCTACATTACCAAAGGGGAAAAGCCATTGAAAGGAGAAGCGACCGTGAAGGGTTCGAAGTTTCGGTTGAAAATGGCGGGTCAGGAGATCTTTAACGACGGTAAATTGATGGCTACTTACATCAAGGAAACCAACGAAGTGAATTTGCAGGATTTCGACCCGGCCGCCGGAGGCGATCTGGATCCTACGAAAATCTACACCGCATATAAAAAGGGCTTCAAATCGGCTTTTGTGAAAGAAAAGCAGGAGGCTGGTAAGGCTCTGGAGGTTGTCGAGCTTACTTCTACCAATAAGAACAGCCAGGTAGACAAGGTGCAAATCGAAGTGAACAAGGCCGATAAATCCATCAGCAGCTGGAAAATTTTCCAGAAGAACGGCCAGGAAGTTACCTATAAAGTGGACCAGTTCGTGGCTGACGTGAATGTAGCCGACAACTTCTTCGCTTTTAATGCCAAACAATATCCGGGAGTAGAGGTAGTCGACCTGCGCTAA
- a CDS encoding DNA topoisomerase IB — MSVAAALAIPVEEPVITARQFKKLRKNPVLTAEAAGLHYIRSADAPGYFRKGKAPRFYYTDPDGQRCKDPQTIKRIKSLVLPPAWTNVWISADPDAHLQATGIDAAGRKQYRYHPYWNLIRNQTKYYKLLMFSEALPALREQVEHDLRKREFDLSKVTALVIKLMDKTCMRVGNQRYKVRHGSSGITTLDARCATVTGSRIRFIFKGKKGIPQDITLRDKQLARLVKQCKEMRGKRLFQYINEHGGRCSLNAQQVNDYIRRYTGASFSAKDFRTWMGTVTAFEYLSHQEKAGSQRQLTRTINTCLDVVAAHLGNTRAVCKKYYVHPAVFRAYESQRINRFLNRQVEQTAHFSETEQRVRALLARPA; from the coding sequence ATGTCAGTAGCCGCAGCCCTTGCAATACCCGTTGAAGAGCCCGTTATCACAGCCCGACAATTCAAAAAACTAAGAAAAAACCCCGTTCTGACCGCCGAAGCGGCCGGACTTCATTATATCCGGTCGGCCGATGCTCCGGGGTATTTTCGCAAAGGGAAAGCACCCAGGTTTTACTATACCGACCCCGACGGCCAACGCTGCAAAGATCCGCAGACGATCAAACGCATTAAATCGCTTGTATTGCCGCCTGCATGGACAAACGTCTGGATCAGCGCCGACCCCGATGCGCATCTGCAGGCCACGGGCATTGACGCCGCCGGCCGCAAACAATACCGTTATCACCCGTATTGGAACCTCATCCGGAATCAGACCAAGTATTACAAACTGCTCATGTTCTCGGAAGCCCTGCCGGCGCTGCGCGAGCAGGTAGAGCACGATCTGCGAAAACGGGAATTCGACCTGTCGAAGGTAACGGCACTGGTTATCAAGCTTATGGACAAAACCTGCATGCGTGTGGGTAACCAGCGCTATAAAGTCCGGCACGGGTCGTCGGGTATCACTACGCTCGATGCACGCTGCGCGACAGTGACCGGAAGCCGGATACGCTTTATCTTCAAAGGTAAAAAGGGCATCCCTCAGGACATAACGCTTCGCGACAAGCAACTCGCCCGCCTCGTTAAACAATGTAAGGAAATGCGGGGAAAACGGCTTTTCCAGTATATTAACGAACATGGCGGCAGATGTTCCCTGAATGCGCAACAGGTAAACGATTACATCCGCCGCTACACAGGCGCCAGCTTTTCAGCAAAGGATTTCCGCACCTGGATGGGCACGGTAACGGCATTCGAATACCTGAGTCATCAGGAAAAGGCCGGCTCGCAGCGACAGCTAACCCGCACCATCAACACCTGTCTCGACGTGGTAGCCGCACATTTGGGCAATACCCGGGCAGTTTGCAAGAAATATTACGTGCATCCCGCGGTTTTCAGAGCCTATGAAAGCCAGCGGATTAACCGCTTCCTGAACAGACAGGTGGAGCAGACCGCCCATTTTTCCGAAACAGAGCAGCGGGTACGCGCATTGCTGGCCCGGCCTGCTTAG
- a CDS encoding ATP-binding protein: MNIKDIVNRDIVNLTNCESEPIHIPGSIQPHGFLLGIRKGSSRIEFCSANSADFIALKPEQILGKNIQDIFPEEQASGFARHAGAEHIDPAQPFVFSLDGVSFNTTVHQSGGNVIMELEPFPDGTLQLPNLYTQTRNFVSIMEKSSGLLDLCQEIADETRAITGYDRVMIYRFDPEYNGEVIAESKREDLVSFANQKYPHTDIPAQARELYIRNPLRMIADINYTPVPLLTIDDSPEKGNHSLDLSLSVLRSVSPIHIEYLKNMGIGATLTISLLQNNKLWGLIACHHYSPKILPHYTRLSALLQGHFLTSQIAVREVAEEFNIGEEVDKALVESLTILHETDNFMEACHKSDSLLKLANATGVAIFYDGTLYTNGQVPAEQELLKLFKFLSKAYPNKSFETDKLLDIYPDGSNLSKYAAGIIYHSMVSGEPDGILWMRQEKVETINWAGNPDKAVLQNEDGFRLSPRKSFERWMEIVKDKSSPWRKSEVNAASSFSYALQKHINYRVIRAQEDQNRSLNEELRLANRELANLNWISTHDLKEPLRKIQIFASKVLDREDPDLSAQVKDSVERMRFAAEKMQLLIEDILTYSKAGSMEKVFVPTDLNEVLQNVLSELRDNIEEKKAAIRADELPRLEIIPFQVHQLFVNLVSNALKFTKPDERPQIRITSSLVTGADVPAEKASTARQYRVIAFHDNGIGFEKEYENRIFDIFQRLHPAHKYPGSGIGLAICKKIMENHKGFIHATSVPGRGSVFSIYFPAK; encoded by the coding sequence ATGAATATTAAGGATATTGTGAACCGCGACATTGTCAACCTGACAAATTGCGAAAGTGAACCCATCCACATACCAGGGAGCATTCAACCACACGGCTTTTTGCTGGGAATCAGGAAAGGCAGCTCACGCATTGAATTTTGCAGCGCCAACAGCGCGGATTTTATCGCATTGAAGCCTGAACAAATCCTTGGCAAAAATATACAGGATATTTTTCCCGAAGAGCAGGCTTCGGGCTTCGCGCGCCACGCAGGAGCGGAGCATATTGACCCTGCGCAGCCATTTGTATTCTCCCTGGACGGCGTTTCGTTCAATACCACCGTTCATCAGAGCGGCGGCAACGTCATCATGGAGCTGGAACCGTTCCCGGATGGCACGCTGCAGTTGCCCAACCTTTATACACAAACACGCAACTTCGTGTCGATCATGGAAAAATCCAGCGGTTTGCTGGATCTATGCCAGGAAATTGCGGACGAAACCCGCGCCATTACCGGCTACGACCGCGTGATGATCTACCGGTTCGACCCCGAATACAACGGAGAGGTGATCGCCGAGAGCAAAAGGGAGGACCTGGTTTCATTTGCGAACCAGAAATACCCGCATACCGACATCCCGGCGCAGGCGCGCGAACTTTACATCCGCAACCCGCTCCGGATGATCGCGGATATCAACTACACACCTGTGCCACTGCTTACGATCGACGATTCGCCGGAGAAAGGTAACCATTCGCTGGATCTCAGCCTTTCGGTCCTGCGGAGCGTGTCGCCGATCCATATCGAATATCTTAAAAACATGGGCATAGGCGCGACGCTGACGATTTCGCTCCTGCAAAACAATAAGTTGTGGGGATTGATTGCGTGCCATCATTATTCACCCAAGATATTGCCGCACTATACACGCTTATCGGCATTGTTGCAGGGCCATTTCCTGACTTCGCAGATCGCCGTCCGGGAAGTGGCGGAGGAGTTCAACATAGGCGAGGAAGTAGATAAGGCCCTCGTGGAATCGCTGACGATACTCCATGAGACGGACAACTTCATGGAAGCCTGCCACAAGTCGGATTCGTTGCTGAAACTGGCCAATGCCACGGGCGTCGCCATCTTTTATGACGGCACGCTCTACACCAACGGTCAGGTCCCCGCCGAACAGGAATTGTTGAAGCTCTTTAAATTCTTGTCCAAAGCCTATCCCAACAAGAGCTTTGAAACCGACAAGCTGCTCGATATTTACCCCGACGGAAGCAATCTATCGAAGTATGCGGCGGGAATTATCTATCATTCGATGGTCTCCGGAGAGCCGGACGGTATTCTCTGGATGAGACAGGAAAAAGTCGAGACGATCAATTGGGCCGGTAATCCCGACAAGGCAGTTTTGCAGAACGAAGACGGTTTCCGTCTTTCACCACGCAAGTCATTCGAGCGATGGATGGAGATTGTGAAGGACAAAAGCTCGCCATGGCGGAAATCGGAAGTCAATGCGGCTTCAAGCTTTTCCTACGCGCTGCAAAAGCACATCAACTACCGGGTAATCAGGGCGCAGGAAGATCAGAACCGCAGCCTCAACGAAGAATTACGGCTTGCCAACAGGGAATTGGCGAACCTCAACTGGATTTCAACCCACGATCTGAAAGAACCATTGCGTAAAATCCAGATATTCGCTTCCAAAGTGCTCGACAGGGAAGACCCGGATTTGTCCGCGCAGGTGAAGGATTCGGTCGAAAGAATGCGCTTCGCCGCTGAAAAGATGCAGTTGCTGATCGAAGACATTCTCACCTACTCCAAGGCGGGAAGTATGGAGAAGGTATTTGTGCCGACCGACCTGAATGAAGTGCTGCAAAACGTCCTTTCCGAATTGCGGGACAATATCGAGGAAAAAAAGGCCGCAATCCGGGCCGACGAGCTGCCCCGCCTCGAAATTATTCCCTTCCAGGTCCATCAGCTTTTCGTTAACCTGGTCAGCAACGCCCTTAAATTTACGAAGCCCGACGAGCGACCGCAAATCCGGATTACAAGCAGCCTGGTGACCGGCGCGGATGTCCCTGCCGAAAAGGCATCCACGGCCCGGCAATACCGTGTTATCGCCTTCCACGACAACGGGATCGGTTTCGAAAAGGAATATGAAAACCGGATCTTCGACATTTTCCAGCGCCTGCACCCCGCCCATAAATACCCAGGCTCGGGCATCGGGCTGGCGATCTGTAAGAAAATCATGGAAAACCACAAAGGTTTTATCCATGCCACGTCGGTCCCCGGCCGGGGTTCCGTTTTCAGCATTTATTTCCCTGCAAAATAA
- a CDS encoding biliverdin-producing heme oxygenase yields MSEATAFDTEQDLFFKRLRQETAESHQKLENNRLSKAILTPSVSLPDYQGYLAALFGVTIACEDQIFPAISTIVNDLSDRYKSELIIGDLLATGFSEAAIDALPVYRFEYFSTAEALGIMYVLEGSTLGG; encoded by the coding sequence ATGAGTGAAGCGACTGCTTTCGACACGGAGCAAGACTTATTTTTTAAACGATTAAGACAAGAGACAGCGGAGAGCCATCAAAAACTGGAAAACAACCGGCTTTCCAAAGCGATACTCACCCCCTCCGTTTCACTTCCGGACTACCAGGGCTATCTGGCCGCTCTTTTCGGCGTGACCATTGCTTGCGAAGATCAGATATTCCCCGCTATTTCTACTATTGTCAACGACTTATCGGACCGCTACAAGTCGGAGCTGATCATCGGCGATCTGCTGGCCACCGGTTTTTCCGAAGCAGCGATCGACGCGTTGCCTGTTTACCGTTTCGAATATTTCTCGACGGCCGAAGCGCTGGGCATCATGTACGTATTGGAAGGGTCCACACTCGGGGGGTAG
- a CDS encoding DUF4142 domain-containing protein encodes MKKITFSALIIATVMAFTACNTNKSEDTKEIAEEQNEAKLDTTALEDDAEFAVAAADGGLMEVQLGELAQKNAANADVKKFGETMVADHSKASEELKTLAARKNITLPAMLSNEKQKKYDELTAKKGAEFDKAYISFMVDDHKEDISEFEEAAKDAKDADVKAWAEGKLPTLRHHLEMAEALHKKLK; translated from the coding sequence ATGAAAAAGATCACATTTAGTGCCCTCATAATCGCCACCGTAATGGCATTCACTGCTTGTAACACCAACAAGTCGGAGGACACGAAAGAAATTGCTGAAGAGCAAAACGAAGCCAAACTCGACACCACGGCATTGGAAGACGACGCGGAATTCGCGGTAGCGGCTGCCGATGGCGGGCTGATGGAAGTCCAGCTGGGCGAGCTGGCCCAGAAAAACGCGGCCAACGCCGACGTGAAAAAGTTCGGTGAAACCATGGTGGCCGACCATTCGAAGGCTTCGGAAGAGCTCAAAACGCTTGCGGCCCGGAAAAATATCACATTGCCGGCCATGCTGAGCAACGAAAAGCAAAAGAAATATGATGAACTTACCGCCAAAAAAGGCGCCGAATTCGATAAGGCTTACATTTCTTTTATGGTAGACGATCATAAGGAAGATATCAGCGAGTTCGAGGAAGCGGCCAAAGATGCCAAAGATGCCGACGTGAAAGCGTGGGCGGAAGGAAAGTTGCCCACACTGAGGCACCATCTCGAAATGGCCGAGGCGTTGCATAAAAAGTTGAAGTAA
- a CDS encoding sulfatase — MFTILTRPAKLTVAALSGLIALVMSVTSSLAQTAQRPNIIFIFSDDHAYQGIGAYGNKIVKTPNIDRIAREGALLTNNLVANSICGPSRATLLTGKYSHLNGYKRNDRTKFDTSQTLLSETLRKNGYQTAWIGKMHLNSLPAGFDYWNVLPDQGHYYNPEFIGQPNDTTRYTGYVSDLITQFATGWLEKRDNSKPFFLIVGHKATHREWMPDLQDLGAYDDVTFPLPSTFYDDYKGRKAAADQDMTIDKTMRMKLDLKVGVDYEKDFLYNRLNPEQKKVFKAYYDKVSKEVTDKNLTGKALVEWKFQRYLRDYFSTANSLDRNIGKLLDYLDKSGLSKNTVVIYASDQGFYLGEHGWFDKRFIYEESLKTPFVIRYPDVIKPGTRVNDLVVNIDWAPTVLNIAGVPTPPDMQGKSFLPLLKTNNAARVPWRKEAYYHYYEFPQPHHVYPHFGLRTDRYKLAYFYGGADSWELYDLKTDPKEVKNIYGVKGTEKLTADLKAKLKALMNEYKDDEALQILATAKP, encoded by the coding sequence ATGTTTACTATTCTAACCCGTCCTGCGAAGCTGACCGTGGCGGCCCTTTCAGGCCTCATTGCGCTGGTAATGTCCGTTACGTCCAGCCTCGCGCAAACCGCTCAGCGCCCGAATATTATCTTCATTTTTTCCGACGACCATGCTTATCAGGGTATTGGTGCTTATGGAAACAAGATTGTGAAAACGCCCAATATCGACCGCATTGCGCGCGAAGGTGCATTGCTAACCAACAACCTCGTCGCCAATTCGATCTGTGGGCCCAGCCGGGCGACGTTGCTGACAGGCAAGTACAGCCACCTCAACGGCTACAAACGCAACGACCGTACGAAATTCGATACCAGCCAGACATTGCTTTCCGAAACACTGCGCAAGAATGGCTACCAAACTGCCTGGATCGGGAAAATGCATTTGAATAGCCTGCCTGCTGGATTCGATTACTGGAATGTATTGCCCGACCAGGGGCATTATTATAATCCGGAATTCATCGGGCAGCCGAACGACACCACCCGGTACACCGGCTATGTTTCCGACCTGATTACGCAATTCGCTACCGGCTGGCTCGAAAAACGGGACAACAGCAAACCATTTTTCCTGATCGTCGGCCATAAAGCCACTCACCGCGAATGGATGCCCGATTTGCAGGACCTCGGCGCTTACGACGATGTGACTTTCCCGCTGCCATCGACATTCTATGACGATTATAAGGGCAGGAAAGCCGCGGCAGACCAGGATATGACCATCGATAAAACCATGCGCATGAAGTTGGATTTGAAAGTAGGCGTGGATTATGAAAAGGATTTTCTCTATAATCGCCTCAATCCGGAGCAGAAAAAGGTGTTCAAAGCCTATTACGATAAGGTTTCCAAAGAAGTTACCGACAAGAACCTGACAGGTAAGGCATTGGTGGAATGGAAATTCCAGCGCTATCTACGCGATTATTTTTCAACGGCCAATTCACTCGACCGCAATATCGGCAAGCTCCTTGATTATCTCGACAAAAGCGGCTTATCCAAAAATACAGTGGTAATATACGCTTCCGACCAGGGTTTTTACCTCGGCGAGCATGGCTGGTTCGACAAGCGGTTTATTTATGAAGAATCGCTGAAAACTCCGTTTGTAATCCGCTATCCCGATGTGATCAAGCCTGGAACCCGGGTAAACGACCTGGTAGTGAATATCGACTGGGCTCCGACCGTGCTGAATATCGCGGGCGTACCGACGCCCCCGGACATGCAGGGGAAATCGTTCTTGCCGTTGCTGAAAACCAATAACGCTGCACGGGTGCCGTGGCGTAAAGAAGCCTATTATCACTATTACGAATTCCCGCAGCCGCACCATGTCTATCCGCATTTCGGACTGAGAACGGACCGTTACAAGCTGGCGTACTTCTATGGCGGTGCCGATTCATGGGAGTTGTATGACCTGAAAACGGACCCGAAGGAAGTTAAGAATATTTATGGTGTGAAAGGAACGGAAAAGCTCACAGCCGACCTTAAAGCGAAGCTGAAAGCATTAATGAACGAATATAAAGACGACGAGGCATTGCAAATCCTCGCAACAGCCAAACCCTGA
- a CDS encoding NAD(P)/FAD-dependent oxidoreductase, which produces MTNTGYDAIVVGAGPNGLAAAITLQESGLSVLVVEGKDTIGGGMRTAELTLPGYRHDVCSAVHPMALMSPFFAGLPLVDFGLQFVQPPHDAAHPLDGGRVAVLDRSVESTAARLGADGAAYRKWMGNLTESIPGLLPDLLGPLKWPAKPFQLAGFGLQALPPASWTVGRFKTAEARALWAGMAAHSIQPLENIASSAFGIMLMAAAHIKGWVIPVGGSQRIADALGAYFRSLGGEIRTGWMVSSIDDLPPSKVVLMDVTPRQLIRIAGDKLSSSYKRRLGNYRYGPGIFKVDWALDEPIPFYREECRSAGTVHLGNTFEEIARYERNVGNGRRGEKPFVLLTQQSVFDPTRAPAGKHTAWAYCHVPHGDDRDMTDAIESQVERYAPGFSDIIKAKHITNASAFEEYNPNYVGGDINGGIQDILQLYSRPVLSISPYRTSAGNIYICSSSTPPGGGVHGMCGYHAARQALKDVFKLEVKKA; this is translated from the coding sequence GTGACGAACACCGGATACGACGCGATAGTAGTAGGGGCCGGTCCGAACGGGCTCGCGGCTGCTATCACTTTACAGGAGTCGGGGCTCTCGGTGCTGGTCGTAGAAGGGAAGGATACGATCGGCGGGGGAATGCGAACCGCAGAATTGACACTGCCGGGGTATCGCCATGATGTTTGCTCGGCGGTTCATCCGATGGCCTTGATGTCGCCATTCTTCGCGGGACTGCCGCTGGTGGATTTCGGGTTGCAGTTCGTTCAGCCACCGCACGACGCGGCGCACCCTCTGGATGGTGGCCGGGTAGCGGTGCTCGACAGGTCGGTGGAATCGACGGCCGCGCGGCTGGGCGCTGATGGTGCCGCCTATCGTAAATGGATGGGCAATTTGACAGAATCCATTCCCGGATTGCTGCCGGATTTGCTCGGGCCGCTGAAATGGCCTGCCAAACCTTTCCAACTGGCGGGCTTTGGGTTGCAGGCCTTGCCCCCGGCGAGCTGGACTGTCGGGAGGTTCAAAACGGCGGAGGCCCGCGCATTATGGGCCGGAATGGCGGCGCATTCGATCCAGCCGCTGGAAAACATTGCAAGCTCCGCATTCGGCATCATGCTCATGGCGGCGGCGCATATCAAAGGCTGGGTAATACCGGTGGGCGGCAGCCAACGCATTGCGGATGCATTGGGGGCCTATTTCCGGTCGCTCGGCGGGGAGATCCGGACGGGTTGGATGGTGAGTTCGATAGACGATCTGCCGCCGTCGAAAGTGGTGTTAATGGATGTTACGCCCCGTCAGCTCATACGGATAGCGGGCGATAAGCTTAGTTCGTCGTACAAAAGACGTTTGGGAAATTACCGCTATGGCCCGGGGATATTTAAAGTCGATTGGGCACTGGACGAACCAATACCTTTTTACCGCGAGGAATGCCGAAGTGCCGGAACCGTGCATCTGGGCAATACATTCGAGGAAATCGCGAGGTACGAACGGAATGTCGGGAATGGAAGGCGGGGAGAAAAACCTTTTGTTTTGCTAACGCAGCAAAGCGTTTTCGACCCAACCCGCGCCCCTGCCGGCAAGCACACGGCATGGGCGTATTGCCACGTCCCTCATGGCGACGACCGGGATATGACCGATGCCATCGAAAGCCAGGTAGAACGGTACGCTCCGGGTTTCAGTGACATTATTAAAGCAAAACATATCACGAATGCCAGCGCATTTGAAGAATATAACCCGAACTATGTTGGTGGTGACATCAATGGCGGTATTCAGGATATTTTGCAGTTGTACTCGCGGCCCGTGCTGAGTATTTCGCCTTACAGGACATCGGCCGGCAATATTTATATCTGCTCGTCGTCAACCCCTCCGGGCGGGGGCGTGCATGGGATGTGCGGGTACCATGCGGCGCGACAGGCGTTGAAGGATGTGTTTAAATTGGAAGTAAAAAAAGCATAA
- a CDS encoding formylglycine-generating enzyme family protein: MEFSIKGFCGLIGIMAVALWGCGTKQAAEEKRKADSLAACIADGMPSRAGAIRNASLATEGVGDTTGMVWIAGGKFLMGADEFPDARPMHEVTVNGFYIDAHEVTNAEFAAFVKATNYKTVAERPLNPADYPGVPADKLVPGSAVFTPTPTRVSLDNPLQWWNYVPGANWAHPEGPSSSVEGRENYPVVHISYEDAAAYAKWAGKRLPTEAEWEFAAQGGKGNHTYYWGDQLKPGGKWVANIYQGSFPDRNTKEDGYLTAAPVKSFPANPYGLYDMDGNVWEWCEDLYRPDYYQKSPAVNPKGPSDSYDPDEPGAVKRVQRGGSFLCSDDYCIRYKAGSRGKGEVTSGSNNLGFRCVMDKK, translated from the coding sequence ATGGAGTTTTCAATAAAGGGCTTTTGTGGGCTGATAGGGATAATGGCTGTGGCTTTATGGGGCTGCGGAACCAAGCAAGCCGCCGAAGAGAAAAGGAAGGCCGATAGCCTCGCCGCCTGCATTGCCGACGGCATGCCATCCCGCGCAGGCGCGATCCGTAATGCAAGCCTGGCGACCGAAGGCGTGGGCGATACTACGGGAATGGTTTGGATCGCCGGTGGAAAGTTCCTGATGGGCGCCGACGAATTCCCCGATGCGCGCCCGATGCACGAGGTAACCGTGAACGGGTTTTATATCGATGCCCACGAGGTAACCAATGCCGAGTTTGCCGCATTTGTAAAAGCGACCAATTATAAGACCGTTGCCGAACGCCCGTTGAACCCGGCCGACTACCCCGGCGTGCCCGCCGACAAGCTGGTGCCCGGCTCCGCGGTATTCACGCCCACGCCTACGCGCGTGAGCCTGGATAACCCGCTGCAATGGTGGAATTACGTGCCCGGTGCAAATTGGGCGCATCCGGAAGGGCCTTCCAGCTCGGTCGAAGGACGCGAAAATTATCCGGTAGTACACATATCGTACGAAGACGCGGCCGCCTATGCCAAATGGGCTGGCAAAAGGCTTCCTACCGAGGCGGAATGGGAGTTTGCGGCGCAGGGCGGAAAAGGGAACCATACCTATTACTGGGGCGACCAGCTGAAACCGGGCGGCAAATGGGTAGCGAATATTTATCAGGGCAGTTTTCCGGACAGGAATACAAAGGAAGACGGTTATCTCACCGCAGCGCCGGTCAAATCGTTCCCGGCCAATCCTTATGGCCTTTATGATATGGACGGCAATGTGTGGGAATGGTGCGAGGACTTGTACCGCCCCGATTATTACCAGAAAAGTCCTGCCGTGAACCCGAAAGGGCCGTCGGACAGCTATGATCCCGACGAGCCGGGAGCCGTGAAAAGGGTGCAGCGGGGAGGTTCATTCCTTTGCAGCGATGATTATTGCATCCGCTACAAAGCCGGGAGCCGCGGAAAGGGCGAAGTAACCAGCGGAAGCAATAACCTCGGCTTCCGTTGCGTAATGGACAAAAAATGA
- a CDS encoding alpha/beta hydrolase yields MRFLTVPGLASSGPQHWQTIWEEQYPDRFDRVQQANWDWPVKHEWVAQLQKQVSELTEPTILVAHSLGCITVAHWAQEFGSELIKGALLVAPADAELSKRLNFVVGFAPIPVRTIPFRTIVVASTNDIYATIGRSKVFAANWGSDFINIGKKGHINAVSGLEDWVEGKKILERFEGVQLLESEATRP; encoded by the coding sequence ATGCGCTTTCTGACCGTACCGGGGCTCGCGAGCTCAGGCCCGCAGCATTGGCAGACCATCTGGGAAGAGCAATATCCCGACCGTTTCGACCGCGTACAGCAGGCGAACTGGGACTGGCCCGTGAAGCACGAATGGGTTGCACAATTGCAAAAGCAGGTCAGCGAACTCACCGAGCCTACGATCCTCGTCGCGCACAGCCTGGGTTGCATTACCGTGGCGCATTGGGCACAGGAGTTTGGTTCGGAGCTGATCAAAGGCGCACTGCTGGTGGCGCCCGCCGATGCGGAGCTTTCGAAGCGCCTCAATTTCGTCGTCGGTTTTGCGCCCATACCCGTACGCACGATCCCTTTCAGGACGATCGTCGTGGCGAGTACCAATGACATTTATGCGACCATCGGCCGGTCGAAAGTATTTGCGGCAAACTGGGGCAGCGACTTTATCAACATCGGTAAAAAAGGCCATATCAATGCCGTCTCGGGATTGGAAGATTGGGTTGAGGGCAAGAAGATTCTGGAACGGTTCGAGGGCGTGCAGTTGCTCGAAAGCGAAGCAACGCGCCCCTGA
- a CDS encoding YceI family protein — protein sequence MTGTHAGTVPLESGTLIVDNDKLKGGSFVADIKSLVVTDVTDKEMNGKLTNHLKSDDFFSVEKHPQAKLVISSVTPKGGNAYDVTGKLTIKGITQDVKFPATLTADAKKVTANAKVTIDRTKYDIKFRSTNFFENLGDKAIDNDFTLDVNLVANK from the coding sequence GTGACCGGAACCCACGCCGGAACCGTGCCCCTGGAAAGCGGGACGCTGATCGTTGATAATGACAAGCTGAAAGGAGGAAGTTTTGTAGCCGACATTAAATCCCTGGTGGTAACCGACGTGACCGACAAGGAAATGAATGGCAAACTGACCAATCACCTCAAAAGCGACGATTTCTTCTCGGTTGAAAAGCACCCGCAGGCGAAACTCGTGATCTCTTCGGTTACGCCGAAAGGAGGCAACGCTTACGACGTAACCGGCAAGCTGACCATCAAAGGCATTACCCAGGACGTGAAGTTTCCGGCGACGCTCACAGCCGATGCCAAAAAGGTAACCGCCAATGCCAAAGTGACGATCGACCGTACGAAATACGATATCAAATTCCGCTCGACGAATTTCTTCGAAAACCTGGGTGACAAGGCCATCGACAACGATTTTACACTAGATGTAAATCTGGTCGCGAACAAATAA